ACCGCCAAGGGCCCCTCCCAGTGGAAAGGGACGAAGACCGTGTCGGGGCGGATCTTGGGGTTGAGCCGCACGGTGTAGCGTGCGCGGGCCCTGGGGCTTTGCACCTCGCAGGGCCGGCCCTCCTCGAGCCCCAGCCGCTTGGCGGTCTCGGGGTGCACCTCCAGGTAGGGTTCGGGGCTTTTTTTGCGGAGCCGCTCAATGCGTCGGGTCAGGTTGCCGGTGAGGTAGTGGTAGAGCACCCGGCCGGTGGTAAGGGCCAGGGGAAATTGGGCATCGGTGGCCTCGGCGGGCGGGGTGTAGGGGGTGGGGAAGAAGCGGGCCTTGCCCTCTGGGTGGGCGAAACCCTGGGCCAAGGGCCGGGGGGTACCGGGGTGGTGGGGGTGGGGGCAGGGCCAGAAGAGGGCCTCGCCCCGCTTTAGGCGCTCGTAAGTAATGCCAAAATAGTCGGCTTTGGCCCCCCGGGTGGCCTGGCGCAGTTCGTTGAAGACCTCCTCTGTGTCCTGGTAGCGAAAGTAGGCCCCTGCGCCTAGGCGCTGGGCCAGGTCCACCAGGGTCTCCCAGTCGCGCCGAACCCCTTTGGGCGGGTCTTGCAGGGCTTGGCGCAGCACCACCCGGCCCTCGAGGTTGGTGGTGGTGCCGCTCTCCTCGAACCACAGGCTGCCGGGCAGCACCACCCGGGCCAGCGAGGCGGTCTCCGAGAGGAAAGGGTCTATGACCACTAGGTGCTCCATCCGCGCCAGTGCCGAGCGCACACGGTCGGCCTGGGGCGAAGAGGCGGCGGGGTTGCTCCCCAGCACCAGAAGCCCCCGAATCTCGCCCTGCTCAATGGCCTCCAGGATTTCAAAAGCGCTCTTTCCCTTGCCGGGCAGGGCCTCGGGCGAAACCCCCCAGACCCGGGCCACGGCGGCCCGGTCGGCGGGGTTTTCAATGGAGCGGTAGCCCGGGAGCTGGTCGCTCTTCTGCCCCATCTCGCGCCCGCCCTGGCCGTTGGCCTGGCCGGTGAGGGTGCCGAACTCCCCACCCAGGCAGAGCGCCAGGTTGATGTAGGCCAGGGTGGTCTGCACCCCCCGCGCGTTCTGGTCGGCCCCCCGCCCGGTGAGGATAAGGGGCCTCTGGGCCTGGGACAGTAGGGCTACTGCTTGCTCCAAAGCCCCCACTTCCAGGCTGCACACCTCTGCCGCCCAGGCCAGGGTGCAGCCCTCCACCGCCTTCAGGGCCTCCTCAAACCCCTGGGTGTGCGCCTCAATAAAGGCCTGGTTCTTAGGCAACACCTTGAAGAGGGCGTTGGCCAGAGCTAGGTCGGTGCCCGGCCTTAGGGGTAGGTGCAGGTCAGCTAGTTTAGCGGTAAGGGTCTGGCGCGGATCCACCACGATAAAGCGAGTACCCCCTCGCTTGGCCGCCATCAGGTGGGGCATCAGCATGGGTAGGCACTCGGCTACGTTGGAACCGGCCAGCAGAATCAGATCGTGCTGGGCCAGGTCGGCCAGGGGGCGGTTCAGGCCCCTATCCAGGCCAAAAGCCAGGTTCTGCGCGGTGGCGGCAGCGGACATGCAGTAGCGCCCGTTGTAGTCCACGTGGGGCGTTTTGAGGGCCAGCCGGGCCAGCTTGCCCAGCAGGTAGGCCTTCTCGTTGGTCAGCGAGCCGCTCCCATACACCGCGTTGGCCGCGGGGCCGTGCGTGCGCGCAATGCGCAAAAATCCCTCGGCAGCCACCTCCAGGGCTTCCTCCCAGCTACAGGGGGTTAGCACCCCGTCCTTGCGCACCAGGGGGGTGGTGAGCCGCTCGGGGTGCTGCACCAGGGCCCCGCTGCTCAGACCCAACACGCAAAGTCGGCCCCCGTTGATGGGATGAACCAGGGGAGCCACGCTACCATCGGCCACCACCTGCAAGCGGCATTGCATCGCGCAGAAGGGGCAGTGGGTATCGGTACGACTGTGTTCAAAAGGCATTCTTTGGGGAAATGCTGAGAGGGGCCAAGGCTGCCTCTCATTGAGAGGGAGCATAGCAAGGCTTTGCGGATATGTCAATGCTTAATTGTCCTAAAGGCAACTTATTTTTTAACGATTTGCAAATATAGTCGGAAAGCCTTTCAATGCGTACGAAAAAATTGGCCATATTTACATTTTACTTATAACACTCAGCAAACTATTCACAATAGTTCCGAGTCAATAGTTTACAGATTTTGTAATCTGTGATAATCTTCCTCCCGTCTGGCCCCTATGGGTCCGGCACACTTATCCAGAGCAGCCGAGGGAACGGCCCGACGACGCTGCGGCAACCCGCCCGGAGGTCTGTTCATCGCCAGGTCTACTGGGCTTCGGTGCCAAGTCCGGCCTGGGTTTCGCTAGGCACAGCGACCCCCAACCCCAGGAAAGATAAGGAGGCAGGAATGAAAGCACCCACAGAACGCGTCTACCACAAGCCGCTTTACACCGAGGTAAGCCATGGCGGAGCGTAGGAACGGCCTGGTGGTCTGGTTCACCGGTCTTTCCGGCGCAGGCAAGACCACCCTGGCCCAGGCCTTGCACAAGCGCCTCGAGGCCGCCGGTTATCCCACCGAGCTTTTGGACGGGGACGAGGTGCGGGAGCACCTTTCCAAAGGGCTGGGCTTCAGCCGGGAAGACCGCGATACCAACATCCGGCGCATCGGCTACGTGGCCAACCTGCTGGCCAAACACGGGGTGGTGGTGCTGGTGAGCGCCATCAGTCCCTACCGCGCCACCCGCGAGGAGGTGCTGGCGCAGGCCCCCCGCAAGCTCGAGGTCTTTGTGGACGCCCCGCTGGAGGTGGTGGCCCGGCGCGATGTGAAGGGCCTTTACGCCCGCGCCTTGCGCGGAGAAATCCCCCAGTTCACCGGGGTAAACGACCCCTACGAGCCGCCTTTGCATCCCGATCTGCACCTTCGCACCGACCAGGAAAACTTAGAGACCTGCCTAAAGCGGCTTATTCGGGCGCTAGAGCCTTTGGGTATACGGCTGGAGGTGGCAGCTTGAGTCCCGACTGGAACGAAAACACCCACCCGCAAGAGGTTATCCGGTGGGCCCTGGAAACCTACCCCGACCTCCTGATGCCCAGCGGCTTCAACCTGAACGGGGTGGTGCTGATCGACCTGGCCTACCAGGCCGGCTACCGGGGCGAGGTGGTCTTTGTGGACACCGGCTACCACTTCCACGAGACCCTACAGACCCGCGACCGGCTGGCCGAGCGCTATACGGGGCTGCGCTTCGTGACCCTCTCGGCTGGGCTGGGGCCGGAGGAATGGGGCCAGGAGCGCTACCGTACCGACCCCGACGGCTGCTGCGCGGTGCGCAAGGTAGCCCCGCTGCAAGCCTACCTCGAGCAAAAAAAGCCCAGCGCCCTGCTCAACGCCCGCAGCCGCGAGCAGGCCCCTACCCGGGCTCACCTGGGCTTCGTAGAGCCGGGCGAGCGGGTGCGCATCAACCCGCTGGCCTACTGGAGCAAGGAGCAGCTCGAGGCCTACGCCAAGGCCCAAGGCCTGCCCGTGAACCCCCTGTACTGGAGCGGTTTCCTGAGCATCGGCTGCTGGCCCTGTACCCGCGCGGTACGCCCCGGCGAGGCCCTGCGGGCAGGCCGCTGGGAAGGTCGGGGCAAGAGCGAGTGCGGGCTTTGGGTGGGTAAGAACGCAATCTAGGCAGCACCAGGTGCAAAAGCACCCCCCCAAAGGGGGTTGGTGCGAGAAGGAAGTTCGCCGCATGGAAAAGATTACAAATGTTGTAAATATTTCTCTGCCCCTACCCCACGGCGGGCAGCTGGTAGACCGCCTACGCCCCGAAGCGCCGGAGGCCTACGCCCACCTGCCGGCCATCCACCTCAGCGAGCGCAGCTATGCCGACCTCGAGCTCATCGCCACCGGGGTCTACTCCCCCCTGGAGGGCTTCATGGGCCAGGCCGACTACCGCCAGGTGCTGGCCGAGATGCGGCTGCAAAACGGCCTGCCCTGGAGCATTCCCATTACCCTACCGGTGGAGGAGGCCGAGACCTATAGGCCGGGCCAGAGGGTGCGGCTGGTCTACCGCGGCCAGACCGTGGGCCTTATGGAGGTAACCGAACGCTACCGCCCCGACAAGGAGGCCGAGGCCCGCCAGGTCTACCGTACCACCGACCCCGCCCACCCGGGGGTGGCGGCCCTTCTGGCCTCGGGGCCGGTTTACCTGGCCGGCCCCATCTGGCTCCTAAAGCTCAGCCGCGGGGCCTTTCCCGAGCACCACCACACCCCGGCCGAGACCCGGGCCCTCTTCGCGCAAAAGGGCTGGCGCACGGTGGTGGCCTTCCAGACCCGCAACCCCATCCACCGGGCCCACGAGTATTTGCACAAGGTGGCGCTCGAGTTGGTGGACGGGCTGTTCTTGAACCCACTAGTAGGCGAGACCAAAAGCGACGATGTGCCGGCTGCGGTGCGAATGAAGGCCTACCAGGTGCTCTTGCAGCACTACTACCCCCCTGAGCGGGTGCTGCTCGGGGTCTACCCCGCGGCCATGCGCTACGCTGGGCCGCGCGAGGCCATTCTGCACGCCATCAGCCGCAAAAACTACGGCTGCACCCATTTCATCGTGGGGCGCGACCACGCCGGGGTGGGCTCGTACTACGGCCCCTTTGAGGCCCAGGAGATCTTCGCCCAGTTCTCCAAAGACGAAATCGGCATCGAAATCCTCAAGTTCGACCACACCTTCTACTGCCGAGCCTGCGGCAGCATCGTAAGCCGCCGCACCTGCCCCCATGGCCTCGAGCACCACCTGCTGCTTTCCGGTACCAAGGTGCGCGAGCTGCTGCGAGCAGGCCAGGGGCTGCCCCCAGAGTTCACCCGGCCCGAGGTGGCCGAGGTGCTGCGCCAGGCCTACGCAGGCAAGGAGGCTGGAACGTGGAAGTCCTGATTGGCTTTTTCATCGCGGTGGCCATCGGCCTCTCCGGCGTGGGTGGGGGCACCCTGACCGCCCCGGTGCTTCTGCTCTTTTTGGATGTGCCGGTAGAAATAGCGGTGGGCACGGCTTTGCTCTATGCATTCTTCGCCAAGATACCCGCCGGGCTGGTCTACCTGCGGCAGGGCCAGGTCGACGGGCGCACCCTGGGGTACCTGCTGCTAGGAGGCCTGCCCGCGGCAGCGGTGGGCAGCCTGGCCCTGAGCGCCCTCAAAAGCGAGCGCGACCTGGTGCTTTTGGTAATTGGGGTTACGGTGCTTATCTGCGCCTTAGCCAACCTCTACCTCACCCTGCACAAGGACTTCCGCCCCCGGGTGCTGCACCCGGTGTGGTTGGTGCTGGGAGCGGCCTTCATTGGGGTAGAGATGGGCTTTTCCTCGGCGGGGGCCGGTGCTTTGGGCACCCTGCTCCTCCTAAGCGGAACCCGGCTCTCGCCCAAAACCGTGGTGGGCACCGACATTTGGTTCGGCCTGGGCCTGGGCCTGGTGGGCGGGGGGCTGCACGCCGCGCTGGGGCAGGTGGATCCCATCCTGCTGCTCAAGCT
This portion of the Meiothermus sp. QL-1 genome encodes:
- a CDS encoding sulfite exporter TauE/SafE family protein, which produces MEVLIGFFIAVAIGLSGVGGGTLTAPVLLLFLDVPVEIAVGTALLYAFFAKIPAGLVYLRQGQVDGRTLGYLLLGGLPAAAVGSLALSALKSERDLVLLVIGVTVLICALANLYLTLHKDFRPRVLHPVWLVLGAAFIGVEMGFSSAGAGALGTLLLLSGTRLSPKTVVGTDIWFGLGLGLVGGGLHAALGQVDPILLLKLGLGGLLGSWSGAFLAQYIAQRPFRLGLLCWLLFIGSHLVLKGVR
- the sat gene encoding sulfate adenylyltransferase, which translates into the protein MEKITNVVNISLPLPHGGQLVDRLRPEAPEAYAHLPAIHLSERSYADLELIATGVYSPLEGFMGQADYRQVLAEMRLQNGLPWSIPITLPVEEAETYRPGQRVRLVYRGQTVGLMEVTERYRPDKEAEARQVYRTTDPAHPGVAALLASGPVYLAGPIWLLKLSRGAFPEHHHTPAETRALFAQKGWRTVVAFQTRNPIHRAHEYLHKVALELVDGLFLNPLVGETKSDDVPAAVRMKAYQVLLQHYYPPERVLLGVYPAAMRYAGPREAILHAISRKNYGCTHFIVGRDHAGVGSYYGPFEAQEIFAQFSKDEIGIEILKFDHTFYCRACGSIVSRRTCPHGLEHHLLLSGTKVRELLRAGQGLPPEFTRPEVAEVLRQAYAGKEAGTWKS
- a CDS encoding molybdopterin oxidoreductase family protein; the protein is MPFEHSRTDTHCPFCAMQCRLQVVADGSVAPLVHPINGGRLCVLGLSSGALVQHPERLTTPLVRKDGVLTPCSWEEALEVAAEGFLRIARTHGPAANAVYGSGSLTNEKAYLLGKLARLALKTPHVDYNGRYCMSAAATAQNLAFGLDRGLNRPLADLAQHDLILLAGSNVAECLPMLMPHLMAAKRGGTRFIVVDPRQTLTAKLADLHLPLRPGTDLALANALFKVLPKNQAFIEAHTQGFEEALKAVEGCTLAWAAEVCSLEVGALEQAVALLSQAQRPLILTGRGADQNARGVQTTLAYINLALCLGGEFGTLTGQANGQGGREMGQKSDQLPGYRSIENPADRAAVARVWGVSPEALPGKGKSAFEILEAIEQGEIRGLLVLGSNPAASSPQADRVRSALARMEHLVVIDPFLSETASLARVVLPGSLWFEESGTTTNLEGRVVLRQALQDPPKGVRRDWETLVDLAQRLGAGAYFRYQDTEEVFNELRQATRGAKADYFGITYERLKRGEALFWPCPHPHHPGTPRPLAQGFAHPEGKARFFPTPYTPPAEATDAQFPLALTTGRVLYHYLTGNLTRRIERLRKKSPEPYLEVHPETAKRLGLEEGRPCEVQSPRARARYTVRLNPKIRPDTVFVPFHWEGPLAVNRLTNPALDPLCGMPEFKFAAVSLAPTE
- the cysC gene encoding adenylyl-sulfate kinase, which produces MAERRNGLVVWFTGLSGAGKTTLAQALHKRLEAAGYPTELLDGDEVREHLSKGLGFSREDRDTNIRRIGYVANLLAKHGVVVLVSAISPYRATREEVLAQAPRKLEVFVDAPLEVVARRDVKGLYARALRGEIPQFTGVNDPYEPPLHPDLHLRTDQENLETCLKRLIRALEPLGIRLEVAA
- a CDS encoding phosphoadenylyl-sulfate reductase, whose product is MSPDWNENTHPQEVIRWALETYPDLLMPSGFNLNGVVLIDLAYQAGYRGEVVFVDTGYHFHETLQTRDRLAERYTGLRFVTLSAGLGPEEWGQERYRTDPDGCCAVRKVAPLQAYLEQKKPSALLNARSREQAPTRAHLGFVEPGERVRINPLAYWSKEQLEAYAKAQGLPVNPLYWSGFLSIGCWPCTRAVRPGEALRAGRWEGRGKSECGLWVGKNAI